From Drosophila yakuba strain Tai18E2 chromosome 2L, Prin_Dyak_Tai18E2_2.1, whole genome shotgun sequence, one genomic window encodes:
- the LOC6527948 gene encoding putative oxidoreductase GLYR1 homolog isoform X1, protein MSKNKKLSLSGGDTAEKFIYKPKDLIWAKMKGFTPWPGMIVDPPLDLLSQQRRANTKCVFFFGSRNFAWIEENNIKPFEGPWKEELAKVSKPAAFRHAMTDIEKYIDDPAEVDEQVNKSCGAPNHATEADFDKIRDGLDSEEIVTEEATADANNGVVAHVVGSPDEGDGLDVEINADSSASPATTPAATTKAGGKRTPKAKSVAATSVKSTKGSAKSAQKRRTSAQQTPSGPSQAKRGKRAASGEALQDADEASSTPTGRRRVETDALLASIAAKRAPNAIALLDRPVVTRPETQVIDMSSRSNTLADREIVPSEQTFGFLGLGMMGSTIVKDLIYTGHKVVVWNRTIDKCQPFAEAGAEVKDTPMDVVEAADVIFCCVSDPKGAKDLVFGNCGVLQLKDLNNKAYVEMSTIDPDTSLDIGEGIKQCNGRYLEAQIHGSRQEAADGMLIILAGGDRSVFEECHSCFKTIAKNTFFLGTDIGNACKVNLILQTILGVSLVGLAEALALADRFSISLNDIIDIFDLTSMKSPMLLAKGKEMAKGDFNPQQPLSHMQRDLRLVLNMAENLDQSMPVTSITNEVFKHTKRLGYSEHDSSAVFVRSRF, encoded by the exons ATGTCGAAGAATAAAAAACTGTCGCTGTCGGGCGGCGATACGGCGgagaaatttatttacaaaccCAAGGATCTGATATG GGCCAAAATGAAGGGCTTCACTCCGTGGCCAGGAATG ATTGTTGATCCACCACTTGATCTGCTCAGTCAGCAGCGCCGGGCGAATACCAAATGCGTGTTTTTCTTCGGATCTAGGAATTT CGCCTGGATTGAGGAGAACAACATCAAGCCCTTCGAAGGTCCCTGGAAGGAGGAACTGGCCAAGGTGAGCAAGCCCGCTGCTTTCCGGCACGCCATGACGGACATCGAAAAGTACATTGACGACCCCGCCGAGGTGGACGAGCAAGTTAACAAAAGCTGCGGTGCGCCAAATCACGCCACCGAGGCCGATTTTGACAAGATCCGGGATGGCTTAGACAGCGAGGAGATTGTGACTGAGGAAGCAACTGCCGATGCCAACAATGGAGTGGTGGCCCATGTGGTGGGCAGCCCCGATGAGGGCGATGGGTTGGATGTGGAAATCAATGCAGATTCCTCAGCGTCACCCGCCACGACGCCGGCGGCCACAACGAAGGCAGGTGGCAAGCGGACGCCCAAGGCCAAGTCCGTGGCCGCTACATCGGTCAAGTCGACAAAGGGATCGGCAAAATCAGCACAGAAACGACGCACCTCTGCACAACAGACGCCCAGTGGGCCATCGCAGGCCAAGCGAGGCAAGAGGGCCGCTTCCGGGGAGGCATTGCAGGATGCGGATGAAGCCAGTTCCACGCCCACTGGCCGACGTCGGGTCGAGACTGACGCACTTTTGGCCTCAATCGCTGCCAAGCGTGCACCGAATGCAATTGCCCTGCTTGACCGACCGGTGGTCACGCGACCAGAGACCCAGGTGATCGACATGAGCTCCCGCTCCAACACACTGGCCGATCGCGAAATCGTGCCTTCAGAGCAGACCTTCGGCTTCCTGGGTCTTGGCATGATGGGATCTACCATAGTCAAGGATTTGATCTACACCGGTCACAAGGTTGTGGTCTGGAACCGCACCATTGACAAG TGCCAACCTTTTGCCGAGGCTGGTGCTGAGGTTAAGGATACGCCCATGGATGTTGTGGAAGCTGCCGACGTTATCTTTTGCTGTGTGTCCGATCCAAAGGGCGCCAAGGAT CTCGTTTTCGGCAACTGTGGCGTTCTGCAGTTGAAGGACTTGAACAATAAGGCCTACGTTGAAATGTCTACGATTGATCCGGACACTTCGTTGGACATTGGCGAGGGTATCAAGCAGTGCAACGGCCGCTATCTTGAGGCACAAATTCACGGCTCGCGCCAGGAGGCGGCAGATGGTATGCTCATCATCCTCGCCGGTGGAGATCGTTCAGTGTTCGAGGAGTGCCACTCGTGCTTCAAGACCATCGCTAAGAACACCTTCTTCTTGGGGA CAGATATCGGTAACGCCTGCAAAGTAAACCTAATTTTGCAAACCATTTTGGGAGTGAGTCTGGTCGGATTGGCTGAGGCGTTAGCACTTG CTGATCGTTTCTCAATTTCTCTGAACGACATCATAGACATTTTTGATTTGACTTCAATGAAATCACCCATGTTACTGGCTAAGGGCAAAG AAATGGCAAAGGGTGACTTTAATCCACAGCAGCCTTTGAGCCACATGCAACGCGACTTGCGCTTGGTGCTAAACATGGCGGAGAATCTGGACCAGTCCATGCCCGTCACCAGCATCACTAACGAGGTGTTCAAGCACACCAAGCGCTTGGGCTACAGTGAACACGATTCGAGCGCCGTATTCGTAAGATCCAGATTTTAA
- the LOC6527947 gene encoding putative ATP-dependent RNA helicase SoYb — protein MEQLNAGQEESILITLFVNPHQFSYVRCIDVENSAMLVRQIEQDLADYCTSERTQQVYVENEGVIVRYKPWRPHKLLRGVVRRREDDEYLVWIQDYGFNLCCSVRDLWPLPDHLSRSLCNFKEGGVALIAPHCDSGWPRSAINALDRQLEAANKLTFQVIHRGKSNRNFGVLKFRSPCQTEDAANFLIAQDQGRYDDSLTMLGSDEDNSFRTAEINDMSIEARPRVRRIIQLVAGNPFLQKPIVLSKNVQPIGQVSTPIPSAIQQQQLDALLQSRDTYLIPKSVKVLSKVQSINGSSVQTALVNRSKQMIQEMPDKNKLLDVNGKMGSDHLSQCLSKLKLSSSTGLSNRPCSSTNSNADVRKSMSLTFVPTSVMLNASRTHLTPSSSAPLKENVTNQSGNRAVSFSMDKMEQIFNDMMGKKSSDRVGQKSRNQMSNPNVSTTKRVVKKMDLSRLESTGDRKPSACLKNLVLAHSSEPVNPVTSYKELSLGNTISKAMDDLNFNTPLPTQTYAWPHLVNRGSLVLVNPSGTGRSWSYLPVVCSAVLRSLENVTSNLDDRMAPGPLAILVVDSVENVEKLTSHCDFLMRDFKTQNHKVLNTHACSVIDAYLILLNSCGVLVTTLAHLKDILFNELPLVDSTRLEFLVFDDYDRMRLENPELLEEVFQKVNSMGCLPMQLVVVAQQWHSERFQKLLNRTTKPLALFGDFLEAALYGGLKFNVILRSFALKARQLLDVLAAQKGPRKRTLIYCKNQMELKDLKVILLGAGHQCIDISNSQNLDPNKLMLVDDSQVQGQLQVRNIQLLIHFSLPESWLRFSARFHTMADNIPNLFTTPIGRVQQLITYILLDEKKAKEWPRTMKFLQDHGLATKHLMSQFPSFSQQQFDVGSPYCPYKLSNGDCNRNQCNKRHHFLKTDLPKIESPLLQPGTLIRCKFLKAYDAAHMAVIPMKYKSKGSTSWMDVPYPSHPSTLAFKMSFGVPRKVQDPYNINDVCFVRHQELLSRVRVVDNPVGRPVTVQLMDHGTELVQVKGSQLLECPEKFRNLPQLAMDIRLSGLVGSRQGGKWSIDSILWVQERFAAINGEIMQITVDFGVLDVAYVKEIALIEECPTMLTSVYRTFLRKELLRQGFAKIDNTNIRELQAIYDDCKKEMGEFKANKNNIECCATDLADRNNKQASLERNVEDLDPVKKNLFTASPNSNEKLEERNDVELPNENNSALADVDDLSKSVEVGEVRDALPIDSSTALINALIHELDTTSPQKKKITQEFLQNLVHREENQTIPHKMSSEKSVKQDKTLVVGPQDPPKELVLQSLNCVAKSRESVYPMVKWHQTQTHVELIVEQQVLEYKLVLKRNALKYYVNGTTPPQRFILNLLGEVRIDSVKQHGYYLRIKLTKVGLLFHWPTLLNSLYLQKHAHWLIYDTERSQGPPPPSLGLVLWEGYLTHEKTKSYSDPARDEFDSTPEDFEPGVEYCDMDSTLYED, from the exons ATGGAACAACTGAATGCTGGCCAGGAAGAATCCATTTTGATAACTCTTTTTGTAAATCCCCATCAATTCAGCTATGTGAGATGCATAGATGTCGAGAACTCAGCCATGTTGGTCCGCCAAATAGAGCAGGATTTAGCGGATTACTGCACCAGTGAAAGGACGCAGCAGGTTTACGTGGAGAATGAGGGAGTTATTGTGCGCTACAAGCCCTGGCGTCCACACAAGCTCCTGAGGGGTGTGGTGCGCCGGCGGGAGGACGATGAGTACCTGGTTTGGATCCAGGATTACGGATTTAACCTATGTTGTTCTGTGCGGGATTTGTGGCCGCTGCCTGACCATTTGAGCCGCAGTTTATGCAACTTTAAAGAGGGTGGTGTGGCCTTGATTGCTCCCCATTGCGACAGTGGCTGGCCCCGATCCGCCATTAACGCTTTGGACAGGCAACTGGAGGCAGCTAATAAACTCACATTTCAAGTCATACATCGTGGCAAATCAAATCGGAATTTCGGCGTACTTAAGTTCAGATCACCGTGCCAGACTGAGGATGCTGCAAACTTTCTGATAGCGCAGGACCAAGGACGCTACGATGACTCTTTGACGATGCTCGGCTCTGACGAGGATAACAGTTTTAGAACGGCCGAGATCAACGACATGTCGATCGAAGCACGACCACGTGTTAGAAGAATAATCCAACTAGTGGCTGGTAATCCATTCCTTCAAAAGCCCATCGTATTGTCCAAGAACGTACAGCCAATTGGACAAGTTTCAACTCCAATTCCTTCAGCgattcagcagcagcagttagATGCCCTGCTCCAGAGTCGCGACACCTATCTTATACCAAAGTCAGTGAAAGTCCTGAGCAAGGTTCAAAGTATCAACGGAAGTTCCGTGCAAACTGCTCTGGTTAACAGGTCAAAACAAATGATCCAAGAAATGCCAGATAAAAACAAACTATTAGAcgtaaatggaaaaatgggaTCTGATCATCTATCACAATGTTTATCAAAACTGAAGCTTTCATCATCGACTGGATTAAGTAACCGACCGTGTTCATCTACAAATTCAAACGCAGATGTGCGTAAATCGATGTCATTAACATTTGTGCCCACTTCCGTGATGTTAAATGCATCAAGAACTCATTTAACGCCTTCATCATCCGCAcctttaaaagaaaatgttacCAACCAATCGGGAAATCGAGCAGTATCATTTTCAATGGATAAAATGGAACAGATATTTAATGACATGATGGGTAAAAAATCCTCCGATAGAGTTGGACAAAAAAGCCGAAACCAGATGTCAAATCCAAATgtttcaacaacaaaaagagtTGTAAAAAAGATGGACCTATCTCGCTTAGAAAGCACAGGTGATAGAAAACCAAGTGCCTGTTTAAAAAATCTAGTGCTGGCCCACAGTTCTGAGCCAGTGAATCCTGTAACTAGTTACAAGGAATTGTCCTTAGGCAACACTATCTCAAAGGCCATGGATGACTTGAACTTCAACACACCCCTGCCCACGCAAACTTACGCCTGGCCGCATCTCGTGAATCGCGGATCCCTGGTGCTGGTTAATCCCTCCGGAACGGGTCGCTCTTGGAGCTACCTTCCTGTTGTCTGCTCTGCCGTGTTGCGCTCCTTGGAAAATGTAACTTCAAACCTCGACGATCGGATGGCCCCGGGTCCTCTGGCCATACTGGTAGTGGATTCTGTAGAGAATGTTGAAAAGCTGACTTCACATTGCGATTTCCTAATGAGAGATTTCAAAACACAGAATCATAAGGTGCTCAATACACATGCTTGTTCCGTGATAGATGCGTACCTGATTCTACTTAACTCGTGCGGTGTTTTAGTGACAACACTGGCGCACTTAAAGGACATATTGTTCAATGAATTACCACTGGTAGATTCGACTAGATTAGAGTTCCTAGTCTTCGATGACTATGATCGCATGCGACTGGAGAACCCGGAGCTTCTGGAAGAAGTGTTTCAGAAAGTTAATAGCATGGGTTGTCTGCCAATGCAGTTAGTCGTGGTAGCTCAACAATGGCACTCTGAGAGATTTCAGAAGCTCTTAAATCGTACAACGAAGCCACTGGCACTATTTGGTGACTTCTTAGAGGCCGCCCTATACGGGGGTCTCAAATTCAATGTCATTCTTCGCAGTTTCGCCTTGAAGGCAAGACAGCTTCTCGATGTCCTGGCAGCACAGAAAGGTCCCAGAAAGCGCACACTGATCTACTGCAAAAATCAGATGGAGCTGAAGGATCTAAAAGTGATCTTGCTAGGGGCTGGACATCAATGTATAGACATTTCAAATTCACAAAATCTG GACCCTAATAAGTTGATGCTGGTCGACGATAGCCAGGTCCAGGGACAGTTGCAAGTGAGAAACATTCAGCTGCTTATCCACTTCAGTCTTCCGGAGTCGTGGTTAAGATTTTCCGCCAGATTTCACACAATGGCCGACAACATACCGAATTtatttacaacaccaatagGAAGAGTGCAGCAGTTAATTACTTATATATTGCTGGACGAGAAGAAGGCCAAGGAATGGCCTCGCACCATGAAGTTCTTACAGGATCACGGATTGGCCACCAAGCACTTGATGTCCCAATTCCCATCCTTTAGTCAGCAGCAGTTCGATGTCGGTTCTCCCTACTGCCCATACAAACTAAGCAATGGTGATTGCAACCGCAACCAGTGCAACAAGCGACATCACTTCCTTAAAACGGATCTTCCGAAGATTGAAAGTCCTCTTCTGCAACCGGGTACCCTAATTCGATGCAAGTTCCTCAAAGCTTATGACGCCGCTCATATGGCTGTTATACCCATGAAGTACAAGTCTAAAGGATCGACCAGTTGGATGGATGTGCCTTATCCTTCACATCCATCGACGTTAGCCTTCAAGATGAGCTTCGGTGTGCCACGGAAGGTACAAGACCCATATAACATTAACGATGTGTGTTTTGTGCGACATCAGGAACTCCTAAGCCGGGTTAGGGTTGTGGACAATCCTGTCGGACGTCCGGTCACTGTTCAGTTGATGGATCATGGCACTGAGTTGGTGCAGGTCAAGGGGAGTCAGCTGCTGGAGTGTCCGGAGAAGTTTAGAAACCTGCCACAACTGGCCATGGATATACGTTTGTCGGGATTGGTTGGATCACGACAAGGAGGAAAGTGGTCAATTGACTCCATTCTATGGGTGCAGGAGCGGTTTGCTGCCATCAACGGAGAGATCATGCAGATAACAGTCGACTTTGGTGTTCTGGATGTGGCTTACGTCAAGGAAATTGCTCTGATAGAGGAGTGCCCAACAATGCTAACGAGTGTATACAGAACGTTTTTGCGCAAGGAACTGCTTCGACAAGGATTCGCCAAAATTGACAACACAAACATCCGAGAGCTCCAAGCCATCTATGATGAttgtaaaaaagaaatgggaGAGTTTAAAGCCAACAAGAATAACATTGAATGTTGTGCTACCGACTTAGCTGATCGTAACAACAAACAAGCTTCGTTGGAAAGAAATGTAGAAGACCTTGATCCGGTTAAGAAGAACTTATTCACAGCTTCACCTAACAGCAATGAAAAGTTGGAGGAAAGAAATGATGTCGAACTCCCGAATGAAAATAATTCTGCACTAGCAGATGTAGATGACCTAAGCAAATCCGTGGAGGTGGGAGAAGTCAGAGATGCTTTACCTATAGATAGTTCCACTGCATTAATTAACGCTCTGATTCACGAGCTAGACACTACAAGTCCGCAAAAGAAAAAGATTACACAGGAATTCCTACAAAACCTAGTGCATAGAGAAGAGAACCAGACAATTCCACACAAAATGTCCTCTGAAAAATCCGTTAAACAAGATAAAACATTAGTGGTTGGACCCCAAGATCCTCCAAAGGAACTCGTTTTACAGTCCCTAAACTGCGTCGCAAAATCTAGAGAATCGGTATATCCGATGGTCAAATGGCACCAGACACAAACCCATGTCGAACTTATAGTTGAACAGCAGGTGCTGGAGTATAAGCTTGTTCTAAAAAGAAATGCGTTAAAATATTATGTGAATGGAACGACACCTCCTCAGAGATTCATCCTTAATCTGCTTGGAGAGGTGAGGATTGACTCGGTGAAGCAACACGGTTATTACCTACGAATCAAGTTGACCAAGGTTGGTCTACTCTTCCACTGGCCAACTCTTCTCAACTCGCTGTATCTCCAAAAACATGCCCACTGGCTGATCTACGATACGGAGCGTTCTCAAGGACCTCCACCTCCATCATTGGGTTTGGTCCTTTGGGAAGGGTACCTGACGCACGAGAAAACGAAGAGTTACTCCGATCCTGCAAGAGATGAATTCGATTCCACACCAGAGGACTTCGAGCCAGGGGTGGAATATTGCGATATGGACTCAACCTTATATGAAGACTAA
- the LOC6527948 gene encoding putative oxidoreductase GLYR1 homolog isoform X2 codes for MSKNKKLSLSGGDTAEKFIYKPKDLIWAKMKGFTPWPGMIVDPPLDLLSQQRRANTKCVFFFGSRNFAWIEENNIKPFEGPWKEELAKVSKPAAFRHAMTDIEKYIDDPAEVDEQVNKSCGAPNHATEADFDKIRDGLDSEEIVTEEATADANNGVVAHVVGSPDEGDGLDVEINADSSASPATTPAATTKAGGKRTPKAKSVAATSVKSTKGSAKSAQKRRTSAQQTPSGPSQAKRGKRAASGEALQDADEASSTPTGRRRVETDALLASIAAKRAPNAIALLDRPVVTRPETQVIDMSSRSNTLADREIVPSEQTFGFLGLGMMGSTIVKDLIYTGHKVVVWNRTIDKCQPFAEAGAEVKDTPMDVVEAADVIFCCVSDPKGAKDLVFGNCGVLQLKDLNNKAYVEMSTIDPDTSLDIGEGIKQCNGRYLEAQIHGSRQEAADGMLIILAGGDRSVFEECHSCFKTIAKNTFFLGNIGNACKVNLILQTILGVSLVGLAEALALADRFSISLNDIIDIFDLTSMKSPMLLAKGKEMAKGDFNPQQPLSHMQRDLRLVLNMAENLDQSMPVTSITNEVFKHTKRLGYSEHDSSAVFVRSRF; via the exons ATGTCGAAGAATAAAAAACTGTCGCTGTCGGGCGGCGATACGGCGgagaaatttatttacaaaccCAAGGATCTGATATG GGCCAAAATGAAGGGCTTCACTCCGTGGCCAGGAATG ATTGTTGATCCACCACTTGATCTGCTCAGTCAGCAGCGCCGGGCGAATACCAAATGCGTGTTTTTCTTCGGATCTAGGAATTT CGCCTGGATTGAGGAGAACAACATCAAGCCCTTCGAAGGTCCCTGGAAGGAGGAACTGGCCAAGGTGAGCAAGCCCGCTGCTTTCCGGCACGCCATGACGGACATCGAAAAGTACATTGACGACCCCGCCGAGGTGGACGAGCAAGTTAACAAAAGCTGCGGTGCGCCAAATCACGCCACCGAGGCCGATTTTGACAAGATCCGGGATGGCTTAGACAGCGAGGAGATTGTGACTGAGGAAGCAACTGCCGATGCCAACAATGGAGTGGTGGCCCATGTGGTGGGCAGCCCCGATGAGGGCGATGGGTTGGATGTGGAAATCAATGCAGATTCCTCAGCGTCACCCGCCACGACGCCGGCGGCCACAACGAAGGCAGGTGGCAAGCGGACGCCCAAGGCCAAGTCCGTGGCCGCTACATCGGTCAAGTCGACAAAGGGATCGGCAAAATCAGCACAGAAACGACGCACCTCTGCACAACAGACGCCCAGTGGGCCATCGCAGGCCAAGCGAGGCAAGAGGGCCGCTTCCGGGGAGGCATTGCAGGATGCGGATGAAGCCAGTTCCACGCCCACTGGCCGACGTCGGGTCGAGACTGACGCACTTTTGGCCTCAATCGCTGCCAAGCGTGCACCGAATGCAATTGCCCTGCTTGACCGACCGGTGGTCACGCGACCAGAGACCCAGGTGATCGACATGAGCTCCCGCTCCAACACACTGGCCGATCGCGAAATCGTGCCTTCAGAGCAGACCTTCGGCTTCCTGGGTCTTGGCATGATGGGATCTACCATAGTCAAGGATTTGATCTACACCGGTCACAAGGTTGTGGTCTGGAACCGCACCATTGACAAG TGCCAACCTTTTGCCGAGGCTGGTGCTGAGGTTAAGGATACGCCCATGGATGTTGTGGAAGCTGCCGACGTTATCTTTTGCTGTGTGTCCGATCCAAAGGGCGCCAAGGAT CTCGTTTTCGGCAACTGTGGCGTTCTGCAGTTGAAGGACTTGAACAATAAGGCCTACGTTGAAATGTCTACGATTGATCCGGACACTTCGTTGGACATTGGCGAGGGTATCAAGCAGTGCAACGGCCGCTATCTTGAGGCACAAATTCACGGCTCGCGCCAGGAGGCGGCAGATGGTATGCTCATCATCCTCGCCGGTGGAGATCGTTCAGTGTTCGAGGAGTGCCACTCGTGCTTCAAGACCATCGCTAAGAACACCTTCTTCTTGGGGA ATATCGGTAACGCCTGCAAAGTAAACCTAATTTTGCAAACCATTTTGGGAGTGAGTCTGGTCGGATTGGCTGAGGCGTTAGCACTTG CTGATCGTTTCTCAATTTCTCTGAACGACATCATAGACATTTTTGATTTGACTTCAATGAAATCACCCATGTTACTGGCTAAGGGCAAAG AAATGGCAAAGGGTGACTTTAATCCACAGCAGCCTTTGAGCCACATGCAACGCGACTTGCGCTTGGTGCTAAACATGGCGGAGAATCTGGACCAGTCCATGCCCGTCACCAGCATCACTAACGAGGTGTTCAAGCACACCAAGCGCTTGGGCTACAGTGAACACGATTCGAGCGCCGTATTCGTAAGATCCAGATTTTAA
- the LOC6527945 gene encoding neurogenic protein big brain yields MADESLHTVPLEHNIDYHIVTLFERLEAMRKDSHGGGHGVNNRLSSTLQAPKRSMQAEIRTLEFWRSIISECLASFMYVFIVCGAAAGVGVGASVSSVLLATALASGLAMATLTQCFLHISGAHINPAVTLALCVVRSISPIRAAMYITAQCGGGIAGAALLYGVTVPGYQGNLQAAISHSAAVATWERFGVEFILTFLVVLCYFVSTDPMKKFMGNSAASIGCAYSACCFVSMPYLNPARSLGPSFVLNKWDSHWVYWFGPLVGGMASGLVYEYIFNSRNRNLRHTKGSIDNDSSSIHSEDELNYDMDMEKPNKYQQSQGTYPRGQSNGNGGAQAPGNGQHQAANMGQIPGVVAPAGQGNYCQNLYTAPPLSSKYDQQQEPLYGGTRSLYCRSPTLTRSNLNRSQSVYAKSNTAINRDIVPRPGPLVPAQSLYPMRTQQQQQQQQQQQQQQQQVAPAPQSSHLQNQNVQNQMQQRSESIYGMRGSMRGQQQPIQQQQQQQQLQQQQQQANMGVQQQQMQPPPQMMPDPQQQPQGFQPVYGTRTNPTPMDGNHKYDRRDPQQLYGVTGPRNRGQSAQSDDSSYGSYHGSAVTPPARHPSVEPSPPPPPMLMYAPPPQPNAAHPQPIRTQSERKVSAPVVVSQPAACAVTYTTSQGSAVTAQQQQHQQQQQQQQQQQQQQQQMMMQQQQQHYGMLPLRPN; encoded by the exons ATGGCCGACGAAAGTCTGCACACCGTGCCCCTGGAGCACAACATAGACTACCACATCGTGACGCTCTTCGAGCGCCTGGAGGCGATGCGCAAGGACTCGCACGGCGGTGGCCACGGGGTCAACAATCGGCTATCCAGCACCCTGCAGGCTCCCAAGCGCAGCATGCAGGCCGAGATTCGCACGCTGGAGTTCTGGAG ATCCATCATCAGCGAGTGTCTGGCCTCCTTCATGTACGTGTTCATCGTCTGCGGTGCCGCCGCGGGCGTCGGAGTGGGGGCCAGTGTGTCGTCCGTGCTTTTGGCCACGGCTCTGGCCTCCGGGCTGGCGATGGCTACACTGACGCAGTGCTTCCTCCACATCTCGG GCGCCCACATCAATCCCGCCGTAACCCTGGCTCTCTGCGTGGTGCGATCCATATCTCCGATCCGGGCTGCCATGTACATAACCGCACAATGTGGCGGAGGAATCGCCGGAGCCGCTCTGCTCTATGG CGTTACTGTGCCTGGTTACCAGGGGAATCTGCAGGCCGCCATCTCACATAGCGCTGCTGTTGCCACATGGGAAAGATTCGGTGTGGAATTCATCCTCACCTTTCTGGTGGTTCTGTGCTATTTCGTATCCACGGATCCCATGAAGAAGTTCATGGGCAACTCGGCCGCCTCGATTGGATGTGCCTACAGCGCCTGCTGCTTTGTGTCG ATGCCATACCTGAATCCGGCCCGCTCCCTGGGTCCTTCGTTTGTGCTCAACAAATGGGACAGCCACTGGGTGTACTGGTTCGGACCACTGGTGGGCGGAATGGCCTCTGGCCTGGTGTACGAGTACATCTTCAACTCGCGCAACCGCAACCTGCGCCACACCAAGGGCAGCATCGACAACGACTCCAGCTCGATCCACTCGGAGGACGAGCTGAACTACGACATGGACATGGAGAAGCCCAACAAGTACCAGCAGTCGCAGGGCACCTATCCGCGTGGCCAGTCCAATGGCAATGGCGGAGCTCAGGCGCCCGGAAATGGTCAGCACCAAGCTGCCAATATGGGCCAAATTCCGGGAGTGGTGGCCCCTGCCGGCCAGGGTAACTACTGCCAGAATCTGTACACGGCTCCACCGCTCTCCTCGAAGTACGATCAGCAGCAGGAGCCACTGTACGGCGGAACCCGCTCACTGTACTGCCGCTCGCCCACTCTGACCAGGAGCAACCTGAACCGCTCGCAGTCTGTGTACGCCAAGAGCAACACGGCCATCAATCGGGACATTGTGCCGCGTCCAGGTCCTCTGGTGCCCGCCCAGAGTCTTTATCCCATGCgcacccagcagcagcagcagcagcaacagcaacaacagcagcagcagcaacaggtggCGCCCGCTCCTCAGTCCTCCCATTTGCAGAACCAAAATGTCCAGAATCAGATGCAGCAGCGCAGCGAGAGCATCTACGGCATGAGGGGCTCCATGCGtggacagcagcagccaatccagcagcaacagcaacagcagcagctgcagcagcaacagcaacaggccAACATGGgagtgcagcagcaacagatgcAGCCTCCTCCACAGATGATGCCCGAtccccagcagcagccgcagggTTTCCAACCAGTCTACGGCACTCGCACGAATCCCACGCCGATGGACGGGAATCACAAGTACGACCGACGTGACCCGCAGCAACTGTACGGCGTGACGGGACCAAGGAATCGCGGACAGTCGGCGCAGTCGGATGACAGCTCCTATGGCTCGTATCATGGCTCGGCTGTCACGCCGCCAGCTCGTCATCCCAGCGTGGAGCCATCACCTCCGCCACCGCCCATGCTGATGTATGCCCCGCCCCCACAGCCGAATGCAGCCCACCCGCAGCCCATTCGCACCCAGTCGGAGCGGAAGGTTAGTGCTCCAGTTGTGGTATCCCAGCCGGCTGCGTGCGCCGTGACCTACACAACCTCTCAAGGATCAGCGGTGACAgcccaacagcaacaacatcagcagcagcagcagcaacaacagcagcagcagcaacagcagcaacagatgatgatgcaacagcagcagcaacactaCGGAATGCTGCCGCTGAGGCCCAACTGA
- the LOC6527946 gene encoding uncharacterized protein LOC6527946, producing the protein MSARKEKRDFHYWQKQAATLPDYVPPREREHDLRQLQHRASILWSPQLQDQDEKAVCEYLDFAASHYNIEEEQALFILRRHGFDLPLASRRLERIETARGCRYHRWKAQDLIRLSKAFEQYGTDFTKIRKELPHFPVSEVRLYFSFMSSA; encoded by the coding sequence ATGTCCGCACGCAAGGAGAAACGAGACTTCCATTACTGGCAAAAACAGGCAGCTACCTTACCGGATTATGTGCCACCGAGGGAGCGGGAACATGATTTGCGGCAGCTGCAACACCGAGCCTCGATCCTGTGGTCGCCGCAGCTGCAGGATCAAGACGAAAAGGCTGTTTGCGAATACCTGGACTTTGCGGCTAGTCACTACAATATAGAGGAGGAGCAGGCGCTGTTCATCCTGCGACGTCACGGATTCGACCTGCCCCTAGCCAGCCGACGTCTGGAGAGGATTGAGACAGCTCGCGGATGTCGCTATCATCGTTGGAAGGCCCAGGATCTGATCCGACTTTCAAAGGCCTTCGAGCAATACGGCACCGACTTCACGAAGATCCGGAAGGAGCTACCCCACTTTCCTGTGTCCGAGGTTCGGCTGTATTTCTCTTTCATGTCCTCGGCCTAG